Below is a window of Camelina sativa cultivar DH55 chromosome 11, Cs, whole genome shotgun sequence DNA.
aaacaaaaattatcagATTCTACGGGTAAAAAAGGACAAACCTGGACATCAAACTCAATAAAGTCAATGGGGAAATCTGCAGCAACgttaaaagaaagaatagaaTACTACTCTTTgataaatttcattttctcGTCAGGAGATTGAAGCATGTTCATCTCAAATCCTCTGTGACTCATCAAAACAAATTTAGGGAAAACAAATGCCTCTTGCTTCTTATCATCTTCAACAACACCTTTAAAATcaacacagaaaaaaaagaaaaaggaaaaacccAATTCATATAAGCAATAagaactccaaaaaaaaaaaaagtaattatttgaGACCATGAGATTCTCAGCGAGTCATACACAGTGAAAGAAAATTATCTATTGATCTGAGGCTTCTAAGATAACATTGTTGGCTTTTAAAAGTATTCATTGTAATAACCTATAAACTTCAATTCtgttagccaaaaaaaaaaaaaatgactcaaGTTTTCCAAGAAGCAGCCATGGCCATGATATCCATGATATCTAGCAACACCCACCGCCAAAGCAAAATCGATTTTACGATGAGAAGTATTAACATTATTGGCCTTGTAAAATAGTAAGCTGGTGTCACCAAAAAGGGGCTAATTATTGGGCTCGCAGTCTCAGTATCTCCTTTGCTGTTCTTAACCTGAAGTATGGCATGTCCTTCTGCAAAAGATAGAGGTAAGACAAAGCATTTTTTCTATCAGTCTACACATGTTTCTCATGTCTCATCTGCTCTAAAAGGAATGCTAATCAATCGTGCTACTTCAAGTTTGACCCAGATAAGATATGTTGACTGAATATTTCTCTCGATTCAAATGTAGCATTGATATGGATCCAGAAACAAATGCAGACCCTGATGTCTTTTATTACCTGGCTAAATTGTAGCCTCAGTCCTCTACTGTAAAAATCTATGTATTTAAGCATAAACATCCCACAGTCGTACCTTGGAAATTGCAAAAGAGGAGTGTCAGCCTAAATAACATAAAGTGACATATAACAGGGCGGTTGCATTTAGTTGCGGTTGATCATAAATAACAAGGACCCAAAGAAGCTTGTAACTGAGTATCATAATACAAATTGAAGAAGATGGTATCACAGAAGTTATCTAGGTAGCAAACTATGAGAcacatttggtttcttttattgTGAACGCTTTCGTAAGATTGTCCTTTGTAGAACATGTATTATTGTTTATCTGAAAACAACTCATATCACGATATAAACCGCATCTACCTCTGACTCACATAGCCAAAGGAGGGTTTGCTAATAGTTAAGATAAATTCCCGTCCACTTGATCAAAAACATAGCAAAAAGGGAGTTACGTACCCATTCTGTTGCCGGGGAAGGTCTTTAACATATTCAATGTCCCATGAACTAACGTCAATATTTTGTCCACTCTTGTCCTTTACTTCATCCACCAAGTACTTTGCCTAAAACAAATACATGTTCCATAATCATAAAGTTGCATCTCCAAAACGCAAATGAGCagaattttgtaataaaaaaactataccAAATCATTCAAAACTGTAGGATTAACTCCAGTTAATGAATCAAGATATTGGAACTTGCATTCCCTTTTGTTAATTACCGCCAGAGTCCAATGTAGACATCCGTGGATTGGAACAAAAATCTGCACAGGtttatcatcaaacaaaatcagattattATATTCGTAGAGTTTACAAAAGGATACCAAAAATTTATGTTCTGAAAAAAGCTCACTATGTCACAATCAATAAGATCATATCCCAGCTTTCTCTTGGTAGTCCATCTCCTGACAGCTTGGTAATTGTAACAGGACCCGCTTACTAGCTGAACAAATgtaattagagagaaaataCATAAGCCTGTGAACattcataaacatttataatCGACACAAGCATTCATAGGACACAAGCCTGAGGTAAAAGAATTTGATAGTTGcagcaaaataaaatacattgaaattggagaaaaatctgaaatttagCACTAAACATATCTATCGAAGCAAGTCCTGGCACAATGAATGATCGGACACGAGAAAACATAGACCTGAATGTTTAGAAGCATGAGGACTAAAACAGAAAGCAAACCTTAATGTAGAAAAAGGTATTGAAAAAATGACACTTGAAGTACTTTTGGGGATCCctagcttctctctctttaagCAATTCAAGATAGAGATTGATAACCTATAAAACAGACAGCATacaacaatgcaaaaacagagaaaagcaaCATAAAGGAgttcaaaacacaaaatacaaattaaaaaaaaaaaaaaaaaaaggatgtgGATTTAGAGCGGTTAACGATCATACCAAAGAAGTACCTCGTCGTTAAGCCATCTAGTCGGCATTAGACACTGTAAAGTTTCTCCACAGATATCAATATTGGAGTTTCTATGCGAAACCAAGAGCTTCattctaaaacaacaacaacaacaacaaaactagttaaaattcctaaaataaGTCAATCACATGACATGCTAGAGCTTCCCAAAGAAAATTACCTATTTCTCCCAGAGAAGGCAGTTTTGACTTCAGCTAACTCCTCCTCTTTGAGCGGTATAAAAGGTTCCtaacaaatcaataaaacacacacatgaGTTCAAGCTCCTAAACAATGAGCTTCGTCAACAAAACTCGTCATGGTGTACAAGAAGCTCATAACTCAAAAGAACTCTGATTCGTACAAgcaatataaaactatataatcaaACAACCATAAGCAGCAAGAAAGAAGGGTATACATAAATATTACCTCAATGGAGCGGAGCAATGATGCTTTCAAGTTGTTGTAACAATTCCTAACACCCCAAGTAGAAGAGTCTTTTTCAACCAAAATTTTGCAATCATCTCGATCAAATCTCAATGCGGCTTTACTGCGACCAAATAAATTGCTTGCTTCGCGATTAATCTCTTCATTATTGCCACAACAAtctcttggttttggtttcctTTTAGAAACTGAAGCACGAACTAATAACTTGAATCTAAGGGATCCTCTGCAACGGGTGTGATATTCTCGTCCGATGGAGACTTTTCTCGCCGCCGAATGTCTCGAGATTGTACTACTATCATTATTACAAGACGAAACTGGCTTGTCCGAGGATCGGCGTTTGCGTTTCTCCACAGCCTGCAAATTGGTGTTTTTGCGATTGGTCGCTACAGCAGCCATCATCGGAGATCGAATCcgggaagaagaaaataaacagcaCAGAGTTGAAGACAGATTAAAACTTTAGGGTTAGCTCGCCTCTTCTACTTCAGCCATTTTTGAATttcatagtattattattattcatgttGTTTGAGTGAAACGAAGCAATTTTTTACCCATTTCTCTCATCTGATCGGAAAGAGAGAGTCCGAGTATAATTTGTGTGAGCTTTTCTATTAGGGTTAGGCAAACCGAAGCCAAAAATCTCGAATCTGAACCGAACTACTATAAGATAACCGgaattaaattttatgaaaattttggcTTCACAACATCATTCAAATGGGCTAATATAGCCTCAACTCAATATAACTGAACCTTTTTAGATTTTCCAATTGTTACCGCTTTAGATCAGAAGGTACAAAAGTGGTTAAATCGTGAACAAGGGAGTCAAGTGAAGATTACTGTACCTTCTATGTGATCTGAGTCTGAGACGattctttgttctgtttcaatTGATCACGACCTTTAATTTCTAGATATCATGTAAAAAAGAATGCAGAGAAGACACAGATACTAAATAAACATATTGATGAATCCTGTTACAACAACAAACCGATAGTAGAAGTATAGCATTTACCAAATAGGACTTATGTGCACTAAGTAGAGTCAATAAGACCATGTGAATAAGACCATTTATctatagattttatttgataactAAGGAACTATCAATAGCTACACTTCTTTGACGAATGAACTTATTACTTTGTTACCGGAAGAACGATAATACTGTCTTTGAAAGACAAGAAGGAACAGAGACTGTAGGATCACAGTTTAGCAAAAcgaggttttcttttcttcatctgaGCAGAAACAGCTTCATTGAGGTCGTCTGATATAAGCATAGCCGAGTTCCAAGTTGCTACGTAGTCTAGACCTTGTTCTACACTCACCTCTCTGCTTCTTAATAACACTGCCTTTGTCCCTGTCACAGCTAGTGGAGACTTGGCTGCTATTCCTGAAAATATCGATACACAAATTCTCATAACTTCAAATACCAATCATCTCAGAATCAAACATAGAATCAGCAGCTTTAAGCAACTTAGTGGatcaaaaaaaatgaacaaaattgCAAGAATGATTAGatacaaaaacttaattatCTCATTCCCTAAATCATCTCAGAATCAAATTCGAACACAATTGAGCATTGGGATCAGCAGATTTAAGCAACAAATTGAACCAAAACTGTATAAAATTGCAAGAAAACATGATTCTCATTCACTAAATCATCTCAGAATCAAATTTGAAACAAATCGACGATTCAGCAGATTTAAGCATTTAATCCGGAGAAAATTAGATTAATTACCTTCAGCGATAAGATCCGATTTAGATCCAAAAACCCGAGAAACCAAACCAAGCTCCTGCGCTTCACCACCTGAGAATCTCCGAGCCGTTAACGCCAATTCCATGGCGTTCGCATACCCAACGATACTCGGCAACCTCTGAAGCGTGCCAAGATCCGCGACAATCGCTAGATCAACCTCCTTAATCGAGAAAAAAGCATCCTCAGAGCAATACCTAATATCACAAGCCGTAACGAGATCAACGCCACCTCCGATACACGCGCCGTGTATAGCGGCGATCACAGGTTTCCGGCAGAGCTCGACGGCCGTGATCGCAGCTTGCATCGACTTGATCTTACGGCGTAGGAGCTCGCTCGAGCGTCCTCTATCGTTTTTACCTGACGAGGATTGGGCCTTGATTAAAGAGAGGGAACTGAGGTCGATGCCGGAGCAGAAGTGTTTCCCGGCGCCGGAAATGATGATGACGGAGACATCTGGGTTTTGGTCGAGAGATGAGAGAGCTTTGGGGAACTCGACGAAGAAATCGAGGGATAAGGCGTTGAGCTGTGATGGTCTGTTGAGGATGAGGTGAAATACAGAGGAATCAGTGTTCTTGCGttcgatttctagggttttgtatGACTCCATAGCttcaatttttgaaattaaagtgatggtgatgataaCTTGATAAGGTGAAGACTGAAGAGATAGAGCTTATACCAAGGTTTGAAATGAAGCTTTCGAATCACAAAGGGCACAAATGTACTTTGACCGGGATCATCCTTTTCAAATCAGTATCTTGGTGTTCAGTTTAATATTCCTTCGTTGATCTTATGTGGCTCATCTCTAGTTGATTTAAagggttttttttccttaatcgTAGTGTATCTTGTTCTCTTCGTCTTACTAGTGAAGTTTGATAGTAATTGTATTTGTGTTTCTGGTATTGGTGGAGTTCTTGCTTTCTTCCTTGTGGATTTGCTATTGTTTTGATATTGGTGTAGGTCTATCATGTTTTTTTGGTGCTTGATGAAagtttttcattcttttttttttcaacaacaacATAAGATTAAGTCAAAcctatgttttaaaaatcgctaggCGTTAGTCGGGCGGTGAGGGAGGGCCTAGCGATTAATCGGCAAATCGGATTTAAATTGGGGATTAATCGTAGACTAGTTTTAGGGGTTTTATCCATatataagtataatatattaagggaaaatgacacccacacccactttctcctaaagtattgtcacaaaaacccactttccactcatggtatactttcccaagttttttgcttatgtgtccactttctttttacatttttgcccttactaacaacttacctctctttctcttcttcttttctctctttttctcttcttttttgttgttaacactttaacaaagtaaaatatatttatttgttatcataaaacaaattttctatttatttatataaaatatgttatgattatatattttctacattttaagatacatattgctatattttttatgaatttttagattatacagtatccatcagtcgttgaacatttgttcaattataagtggataatcaattgcagtattgttaatagatagttacttgtgtttattcatacaaaatatacatacataaatttggttagatctttatccatagcatattatccataacacaacatagaccaaataagtacaaaaccctttaattctaaattttaaatcctagaacataaacccttgaacctaaaaccaaaactattcactttaaaaaaaaaaaaaaaaaaagtttagtggatagaaaaactgtggataggtctccatggatttacaaagcatatctagacattaagctgaagaatagcagttgaatggtggctatggatgtgatcatgtggatatttttttgtggataccaatgtagacagaccaaagaatcatcatacaacatccacacaattaaatccatagacaccatgagctccttgcttcatattttgtgttggtccagaaacatatacactcataagtggttaataaacaaaataaaaattaacaacattgatttatttagaacattgaatatcaatcatgtggattagtagttatggatacttatcttataatatcttgCTCATTCTTTACATGAGCAGAAATTTGTCCAAGATAAATTAGGcacatagatttcttttagctaaatgtatttgtactatttttcagctagaagtaggtatattagaacttagaagtgtcactagaagcatactacacaataaacatggtcattattaatctcaaagNNNNNNNNNNNNNNNNNNNNNNNNNNNNNNNNNNNNNNNNNNNNNNNNNNNNNNNNNNNNNNNNNNNNNNNNNNNNNNNNNNNNNNNNNNNNNNNNNNNNNNNNNNNNNNNNNNNNNNNNNNNNNNNNNNNNNNNNNNNNNNNNNNNNNNNNNNNNNNNNNNNNNNNNNNNNNNNNNNNNNNNNNNNNNNNNNNNNNNNNNNNNNNNNNNNNNNNNNNNNNNNNNNNNNNNNNNNNNNNNNNNNNNNNNNNNNNNNNNNNNNNNNNNNNNNNNNNNNNNNNNNNNNNNNNNNNNNNNNNNNNNNNNNNNNNNNNNNNNNNNNNNNNNNNNNNNNNNNNNNNNNNNNNNNNNNNNNNNNNNNNNNNNNNNNNNNNNNNNNNNNNNNNNNNNNNNNNNNNNNNNNNNNNNNNNNNNNNNNNNNNNNNNNNNNNNNNNNNNNNNNNNNNNNNNNNNNNNNNNNNNNNNNNNNNNNNNNNNNNNNNNNNNNNNNNNNNNNNNNNNNNNNNNNNNNNNNNNNNNNNNNNNNNNNNNNNNNNNNNNNNNNNNNNNNNNNNNNNNNNNNNNNNNNNNNNNNNNNNNNNNNNNNNNNNNNNNNNNNNNNNNNNNNNNNNNNNNNNNNNNNNNNNNNNNNNNNNNNNNNNNNNNNNNNNNNNNNNNNNNNNNNNNNNNNNNNNNNNNNNNNNNNNNNNNNNNNNNNNNNNNNNNNNNNNNNNNNNNNNNNNNNNNNNNNNNNNNNNNNNNNNNNNNNNNNNNNNNNNNNNNNNNNNNNNNNNNNNNNNNNNNNNNNNNNNNNNNNNNNNNNNNNNNNNNNNNNNNNNNNNNNNNNNNNNNNNNNNNNNNNNNNNNNNNNNNNNNNNNNNNNNNNNNNNNNNNNNNNNNNNNNNNNNNNNNNNNNNNNNNNNNNNNNNNNNNNNNNNNNNNNNNNNNNNNNNNNNNNNNNNNNNNNNNNNNNNNNNNNNNNNNNNNNNNNNNNNNNNNNNNNNNNNNNNNNNNNNNNNNNNNNNNNNNNNNNNNNNNNNNNNNNNNNNNNNNNNNNNNNNNNNNNNNNNNNNNNNNNNNNNNNNNNNNNNNNNNNNNNNNNNNNNNNNNNNNNNNNNNNNNNNNNNNNNNNNNNNNNNNNNNNNNNNNNNNNNNNNNNNNNNNNNNNNNNNNNNNNNNNNNNNNNNNNNNNNNNNNNNNNNNNNNNNNNNNNNNNNNNNNNNNNNNNNNNNNNNNNNNNNNNNNNNNNNNNNNNNNNNNNNNNNNNNNNNNNNNNNNNNNNNNNNNNNNNNNNNNNNNNNNNNNNNNNNNNNNNNNNNNNNNNNNNNNNNNNNNNNNNNNNNNNNNNNNNNNNNNNNNNNNNNNNNNNNNNNNNNNNNNNNNNNNNNNNNNNNNNNNNNNNNNNNNNNNNNNNNNNNNNNNNNNNNNNNNNNNNNNNNNNNNNNNNNNNNNNNNNNNNNNNNNNNNNNNNNNNNNNNNNNNNNNNNNNNNNNNNNNNNNNNNNNNNNNNNNNNNNNNNNNNNNNNNNNNNNNNNNNNNNNNNNNNNNNNNNNNNNNNNNNNNNNNNNNNNNNNNNNNNNNNNNNNNNNNNNNNNNNNNNNNNNNNNNNNNNNNNNNNNNNNNNNNNNNNNNNNNNNNNNNNNNNNNNNNNNNNNNNNNNNNNNNNNNNNNNNNNNNNNNNNNNNNNNNNNNNNNNNNNNNNNNNNNNNNNNNNNNNNNNNNNNNNNNNNNNNNNNNNNNNNNNNNNNNNNNNNNNGCTAATTTATCTTGGACAAATTTCTGCTCATGTAAAGAATGAGcaagatattataagataagtatccataactactaatccacatgattgatattcaatgttctaaataaatcaatgttgttaatttttattttgtttattaaccacttatgagtgtatatgtttctggaccaacacaaatatgaagcaaggagctcatggtgtctatggatttaattgtgtggatgttgtatgatgattctttggtctgtctacattggtatccacaaaaaaatatccacatgatcacatccatagccaccattcaactgctattcttcagcttaatgtctagatatgctttgtaaatccatggagacctatccacagtttttctatccactaaactttgtttttttttttttaagtgaatagttttggttttaggttcaagggtttatgttctaggatttaaaatttagaattaaagggttttgtacttatttggtctatgttgtgttatggataatatgctatggataaagatctaaccaaatttatgtatgtatattttgtatgaataaacacaagtaactatctattaacaatactgcaattgattatccacttataattgaacaaatgttcaacgactgatggatactgtataatctaaaaattcataaaaaatatagcaatatgtatcttaaaatgtagaaaatatataatcataacatattttatataaataaatagaaaatttgttttatgataacaaataaatatattttactttgttaaagtgttaacaacaaaaaagaagagaaaaagagagaaaagaaagagagaaagagaggtaagttgttagtaagggcaaaaatgtaaaaggaaagtggacacataagcaaaaaacttgggaaagtataccatgagtggaaagtgggtttttgtgacagaacTCACACCCAAAGTGGGTTTTCATGACATTTTCCCATATATTAAATCtgtaatatatagtaaatagtTAAGGCTGGTCCAGCGGTTTTCTTATGGGCTTTGAAGCCCACTGGTAATCATGTTTTAcgctttttcttattttttattaataaatacaaaatgatcaatatatcctcgtcttcttccttaGTCTCGATCTGTAAAACCTAATCTAAAGCTGCGtgtttatttcttttacaaCTGTTTGTCGTTTTACCTTCTTATTCTTATAGTTTCAATCCTAATATGGCAGATCTATGAAAGGAAATCATAGTTAGATATTTAAAagttcacaattttttttttcataatctgATTTATTGGCCGCCAATGGTGAAATCGCGGCGGTAAGAAGCCGTCGAGCGTATAACCGGCGATTATACTGCCGCCTAGgccaatttttaaaacagggggtCAAACGAACAATGCGAAAGAACATTGTTTACTAGGTAATTAAGCGTGATTTAGAACAAACAAGTTGTGCCAAATTGTCCATTTTACCATTTTGGGAACGAGGAATAAGACCaatgaaaaaaatgtgaattgTGCATCTCTTCCAAATAAGGCGTGAACGTTGGCCACTTGGAAGGTGAAGACACCATTTTCACCAAGTCAGAGCAGTCGGTAAGGAAAACGATTTTCTGATTATCTGCCCCAATCATACACCTCATCATCCAAACTAGGGCTTCAATCTCCGCACGAAGAAGTGTGAGACTTCTTCGAAGGTTGGCTGCCCCATAGTGGGAACCTCCCCCATCGGTGTAGAACAATGTCATCCTCTACCTCCATATTGATCAGTCGCTTTCCAATAACCAtctacaaaacataaataactcATGTTATGCATATCGATCACAACACCACCCCCTCGTCCATGGATTGCCCTTGGGACACCATGTGTGGGTTCACCCATATTGATACATGGCTCGGACGAGGTGTAAGTGGAAAGCTGGAGGTGAATCAAATTGGCCTTCGCTCTCCTTCGATTAACTGGTCGATGGGAAATGAGTGATTCGAAGAACACAAGTCACAAAGAGTATGGGGCTCTTTGTTACAGATCTGTAACTCACACAAGGGTTCAAGAGGAAACCACTCAAGAACTACTCGTGTTAAGGCTCGTTTCTCTCAAACGGcgcaagagaaaaaaatgtaactttatTGAACTAGGGCAAAAAATTGTGACTAGAAGGGCTGTGTATGGGACCTTATTAATAGTCCTTCAACTTTGACATTCAAGGATCGAGATAATTTCAAGTTCTAAAGaattaaaatacaaacaaaaataaaagaaaaagacaagaaaggAAACGTGTTCACAAAAGTGAGACCCTCTCCACAAGTCGGAGATTTTGATCTCAACTCTCTAGGACTCTAGACTCAAAAACAAAGACCAATATTGTTGCGATTTTcggcaaaacaaattaagaaaaaacaaaaacaatgaaaaacgcACTTACCTTGTTCAAGGGGATTAGAGGCCACGTTGGAGTCGTGGGTTCGATCACTCCTTTttcttcatgtttcttgtttggCGGGTCTTCCTTAGTTGGTAGCAAGTCTTTTTGAGATTCTTACTCATCCCCATTGTCGTCGGAATCATCAGCTCGCTTGTCTCCCCATCTGTGTTGTTGGCTACCATGATTGTCTAGCTGTTCAGTTTGAAAATCATCAACGAATGCTCATGTTGTTGGTTATGGCTGTTGGGCCATTGATGGTGCTAAGCAGTGACTCAACGCAGTGCCAACCCGACATTAACAAGTGCCCTAcgcaaaaaaattaaaaaatgtcttttttttgtgctttagttgctttaaatttttaagttttctatAGAAGGCCACAATTTTAAAGGCTTTTCACAtatctaacaaaaacaaaaggccTTTTACATATAAGTATTTAGCTCTTATACATATCTCATCCACAAAAAAAGGCCTTAttgtttaaaagatttatatgtaaaaaagcCTTCAAAATTAGAGGCCTGAATCCTTGGCTTCAGTGGCTTCCCCTGTGGGTCGGGCCTGACTCAACGGCTTCATTGAACGTCTCCCTAAGCTTTCTCATGTGAGATCGTGTCATAGGTCTGTTAACTATTGTACATATCTCTAAAGCAAGGTCATCCGGTTCGGGGATGACTTCGTCGTTTGGTTCAATGACCACATCATCCCCTCCCTCTTAAGAAGGTTTTGGCCTCAGAACTGTGTATCCTACATCAAAAGGCGATAAATCAGTGACATTAAAACTCTTAGAAATGTGGAACTCACCTGGTAGATCGAGCTGGTAGGTGTTATTGTTGATACGCTCCAACACTTTAAATGGTTGTCTCCGCGAGGTGAAAGTTTTGAAATCGTTTCGTTCTCATGTGTAGCCACACCCACTCTTTGGGCTTAAAGATGACCTCCTTCCGGTTTTTATCCACCCTTTcgttttattttcagttttcttcTCTACGTTTTTCTTGATGACTTAGTGTAACTGCTTCACCAGTTCAGCTTTGCATGCCCCATTTTGATCGAAATGCGATCAAGGCAATAAAGGCGTTAAGTCTAGTAGGGTGAGTGGTTTAAACCCGTAAACAACCTCAAAGggaaaaaacttaaaagcaaAATGAGTAGCACAATTGTAAGCAAATTTGATATTAAGATTCAAGCCAACTCCTAAGTGACTCTTACTAACGTAGACAGAGCACGGTTTACAACCTCAATTTAACCGTCAGTTTGAGGGTGGTAATTAGTGAAGA
It encodes the following:
- the LOC104725139 gene encoding delta(3,5)-Delta(2,4)-dienoyl-CoA isomerase, peroxisomal-like, whose translation is MESYKTLEIERKNTDSSVFHLILNRPSQLNALSLDFFVEFPKALSSLDQNPDVSVIIISGAGKHFCSGIDLSSLSLIKAQSSSGKNDRGRSSELLRRKIKSMQAAITAVELCRKPVIAAIHGACIGGGVDLVTACDIRYCSEDAFFSIKEVDLAIVADLGTLQRLPSIVGYANAMELALTARRFSGGEAQELGLVSRVFGSKSDLIAEGIAAKSPLAVTGTKAVLLRSREVSVEQGLDYVATWNSAMLISDDLNEAVSAQMKKRKPRFAKL
- the LOC104725138 gene encoding putative ubiquitin-like-specific protease 1B isoform X2 yields the protein MMAAVATNRKNTNLQAVEKRKRRSSDKPVSSCNNDSSTISRHSAARKVSIGREYHTRCRGSLRFKLLVRASVSKRKPKPRDCCGNNEEINREASNLFGRSKAALRFDRDDCKILVEKDSSTWGVRNCYNNLKASLLRSIEEPFIPLKEEELAEVKTAFSGRNRMKLLVSHRNSNIDICGETLQCLMPTRWLNDELVSGSCYNYQAVRRWTTKRKLGYDLIDCDIIFVPIHGCLHWTLAVINKRECKFQYLDSLTGVNPTVLNDLAKYLVDEVKDKSGQNIDVSSWDIEYVKDLPRQQNGYDCGMFMLKYIDFYSRGLRLQFSQKDMPYFRLRTAKEILRLRAQ
- the LOC104725138 gene encoding putative ubiquitin-like-specific protease 1B isoform X1 — translated: MMAAVATNRKNTNLQAVEKRKRRSSDKPVSSCNNDSSTISRHSAARKVSIGREYHTRCRGSLRFKLLVRASVSKRKPKPRDCCGNNEEINREASNLFGRSKAALRFDRDDCKILVEKDSSTWGVRNCYNNLKASLLRSIEEPFIPLKEEELAEVKTAFSGRNRMKLLVSHRNSNIDICGETLQCLMPTRWLNDEVINLYLELLKEREARDPQKYFKCHFFNTFFYIKLVSGSCYNYQAVRRWTTKRKLGYDLIDCDIIFVPIHGCLHWTLAVINKRECKFQYLDSLTGVNPTVLNDLAKYLVDEVKDKSGQNIDVSSWDIEYVKDLPRQQNGYDCGMFMLKYIDFYSRGLRLQFSQKDMPYFRLRTAKEILRLRAQ